One Betta splendens chromosome 16, fBetSpl5.4, whole genome shotgun sequence genomic window carries:
- the hdac9b gene encoding histone deacetylase 9-B isoform X1, with product MLQTIYEGESSFPTTDGHVGHQPLSSHSKMHNVNNSVEIKPEVALTVEPLSPLDLRTDLRMLGPGSDPGLWERQLQQELLLIQKQQQIQKQLLISEFQKQHEKLTRQHQAQLQEHLKLQQELQSMKQQQELAEKERRLEQQQQQQNQQEKEQERHRREQHVSSLSLRGKERSRESAVASTEVKQKLQEFLLSKSAKDPISNGTNHTFIHHPKLWYTSSHHTSLDQSSPPLGGTSPTCHYTLPSPIESKDDFPLRKTASEPNLKVRSRLKQKVAERRSSPMLKRRDGNIMTPYKKRALELMECTPTNSAPGSGPSSPIGASSALGTENGPSSLPTTTKTERWPSQPRLFRPEGSMSMLSLYTSPSLPNISLGLSTTSSTINAAIGLKDRSTEIKHGLPGHLLGPVPLQTGLESKVSPSHQALLQHLLQKEQMRQQKILSSGQGSMSSHPQSPLAMKDRPSSSRPKLPKHRPLNRTQSAPLPQNTLAQLVIQQQHQHFLEKQKQYQQQVHINKLLSKSIEQLRQPSAHLQESEEEQEEQHREQTESMQEDRLPPAGVIRKHTLSSSSSSGSSSDLPDIHCGVIKVKEEPVDSMDEALSSQSLESEQSTYLHQVKGRLVIRAMI from the exons ATGCTGCAGACGATTTACGAGGGCGAGTCAAGTTTCCCCACAACAGACGGGCACGTTGGACACCAGCCGCTCTCCAGCCACAGCAAGATGCACAACGTGAACAACTCAG TGGAAATAAAGCCAGAGGTGGCGTTGACTGTGGAGCCCCTCTCTCCATTGGACTTGCGTACGGATTTGAGGATGCTGGGCCCAGGCTCGGATCCAGGATTGTGGgagcggcagctgcagcaggagctcctTCTcatccagaagcagcagcagatccagaAGCAGCTACTAATCAGCGAGTTCCAGAAGCAGCACGAGAAGCTGACCCGTCAGCACCAGGCCCAGCTCCAGGAGCACCTCAAG ctccagcaggagctccagtccatgaagcagcagcaggaacttgCAGAAAAAGAGCGCCgcttggagcagcagcagcagcagcagaaccagcaggagaaggagcaggagaggcaCCGGCGAGAGCAGCATGTTTCCAGCCTTAGCCTCAGGGGCAAAGAACGCTCCAGAGAGA GTGCAGTGGCCAGTACCGAGGTTAAGCAGAAACTCCAAGAGTTTCTGTTGAGTAAATCAGCCAAGGACCCAATCAGCAATGGAACCAATCATACTTTCATCCATCACCCAAAACTCTGGTACAC GTCTTCTCACCACACTTCACTGGACCAAAGCTCTCCACCACTGGGCGGTACATCGCCTACATGCCACTATACTCTGCCATCCCCCATAGAGAGCAAGGATGACTTTCCCCTGAGGAAAACTG CCTCTGAGCCCAACCTGAAGGTACGGTCCAGACTGAAGCAGAAGGTTGCAGAAAGGAGGAGCAGCCCTATGCTGAAGAGAAGAGATGGGAATATTATGACTCCATACAAGAAGAGGGCCCTGGAACTAATGG AGTGTACGCCCACTAATAGTGCCCCTGGCTCCGGCCCTAGCTCTCCTATCGGGGCTTCCAGTGCCTTGGGAACTGAGAATGGACCCTCCTCTCTGCCTACCACCACAAAAACTGAG AGATGGCCTTCACAACCCAGATTATTCCGACCCGAGGGCTCCATGTCCATGCTGAGCTTATACACATCTCCCTCTCTACCAAACATCTCCTTGGGGCTTTCGACCACATCCTCAACCATTAAT gcTGCTATTGGGTTGAAAGACAGATCCACGGAAATTAAACATGGGCTCCCCGGGCATCTCCTGGGTCCTGTACCCCTTCAGACAGGTCTGGAGTCCAAGGTGAGCCCCAGCCACCAAGCTCTCCTTCAACACCTCCTGCAGAAGGAGCAAATGAGACAGCAGAAGATCCTTTCCTCTG GGCAAGGCTCCATGTCATCACACCCTCAGTCCCCTCTAGCTATGAAGGATCGCCCCTCTAGCAGTCGGCCCAAGCTACCAAAACACAGACCATTGAACCGGACCCAGTCTGCTCCACTGCCTCAAAACACACTGGCCCAATTGGTCATCCAGCAACAACACCAGCACTTCttagagaaacagaaacagtaTCAACAGCAGGTTCACATAAATAAG CTCTTGTCCAAGTCCATTGAGCAGTTACGTCAGCCTAGCGCACACCTGCAGGAGtcggaggaagagcaggaggagcagcacagagagcAGACGGAGAGCATGCAGGAGGACAGGCTGCCCCCTGCAGGAGTCATCCGGAAGCAcacgctcagcagcagcagcagcagtggctccAGCAGTGACTTGCCCGACATTCACTGCGGGGTCATCAAGGTCAAAGAAGAGCCCGTCGATAGCATGGATGAGGCCCTGAGCAGTCAGAGCCTAGAGTCAGAGCAGAGCACCTACCTTCACCAGGTCAAAGGCAGGCTGGTGATAAGAGCTATGATTTGA
- the hdac9b gene encoding histone deacetylase 9-B isoform X2, translating to MLQTIYEGESSFPTTDGHVGHQPLSSHSKMHNVNNSVEIKPEVALTVEPLSPLDLRTDLRMLGPGSDPGLWERQLQQELLLIQKQQQIQKQLLISEFQKQHEKLTRQHQAQLQEHLKLQQELQSMKQQQELAEKERRLEQQQQQQNQQEKEQERHRREQHVSSLSLRGKERSRESAVASTEVKQKLQEFLLSKSAKDPISNGTNHTFIHHPKLWSSHHTSLDQSSPPLGGTSPTCHYTLPSPIESKDDFPLRKTASEPNLKVRSRLKQKVAERRSSPMLKRRDGNIMTPYKKRALELMECTPTNSAPGSGPSSPIGASSALGTENGPSSLPTTTKTERWPSQPRLFRPEGSMSMLSLYTSPSLPNISLGLSTTSSTINAAIGLKDRSTEIKHGLPGHLLGPVPLQTGLESKVSPSHQALLQHLLQKEQMRQQKILSSGQGSMSSHPQSPLAMKDRPSSSRPKLPKHRPLNRTQSAPLPQNTLAQLVIQQQHQHFLEKQKQYQQQVHINKLLSKSIEQLRQPSAHLQESEEEQEEQHREQTESMQEDRLPPAGVIRKHTLSSSSSSGSSSDLPDIHCGVIKVKEEPVDSMDEALSSQSLESEQSTYLHQVKGRLVIRAMI from the exons ATGCTGCAGACGATTTACGAGGGCGAGTCAAGTTTCCCCACAACAGACGGGCACGTTGGACACCAGCCGCTCTCCAGCCACAGCAAGATGCACAACGTGAACAACTCAG TGGAAATAAAGCCAGAGGTGGCGTTGACTGTGGAGCCCCTCTCTCCATTGGACTTGCGTACGGATTTGAGGATGCTGGGCCCAGGCTCGGATCCAGGATTGTGGgagcggcagctgcagcaggagctcctTCTcatccagaagcagcagcagatccagaAGCAGCTACTAATCAGCGAGTTCCAGAAGCAGCACGAGAAGCTGACCCGTCAGCACCAGGCCCAGCTCCAGGAGCACCTCAAG ctccagcaggagctccagtccatgaagcagcagcaggaacttgCAGAAAAAGAGCGCCgcttggagcagcagcagcagcagcagaaccagcaggagaaggagcaggagaggcaCCGGCGAGAGCAGCATGTTTCCAGCCTTAGCCTCAGGGGCAAAGAACGCTCCAGAGAGA GTGCAGTGGCCAGTACCGAGGTTAAGCAGAAACTCCAAGAGTTTCTGTTGAGTAAATCAGCCAAGGACCCAATCAGCAATGGAACCAATCATACTTTCATCCATCACCCAAAACTCTG GTCTTCTCACCACACTTCACTGGACCAAAGCTCTCCACCACTGGGCGGTACATCGCCTACATGCCACTATACTCTGCCATCCCCCATAGAGAGCAAGGATGACTTTCCCCTGAGGAAAACTG CCTCTGAGCCCAACCTGAAGGTACGGTCCAGACTGAAGCAGAAGGTTGCAGAAAGGAGGAGCAGCCCTATGCTGAAGAGAAGAGATGGGAATATTATGACTCCATACAAGAAGAGGGCCCTGGAACTAATGG AGTGTACGCCCACTAATAGTGCCCCTGGCTCCGGCCCTAGCTCTCCTATCGGGGCTTCCAGTGCCTTGGGAACTGAGAATGGACCCTCCTCTCTGCCTACCACCACAAAAACTGAG AGATGGCCTTCACAACCCAGATTATTCCGACCCGAGGGCTCCATGTCCATGCTGAGCTTATACACATCTCCCTCTCTACCAAACATCTCCTTGGGGCTTTCGACCACATCCTCAACCATTAAT gcTGCTATTGGGTTGAAAGACAGATCCACGGAAATTAAACATGGGCTCCCCGGGCATCTCCTGGGTCCTGTACCCCTTCAGACAGGTCTGGAGTCCAAGGTGAGCCCCAGCCACCAAGCTCTCCTTCAACACCTCCTGCAGAAGGAGCAAATGAGACAGCAGAAGATCCTTTCCTCTG GGCAAGGCTCCATGTCATCACACCCTCAGTCCCCTCTAGCTATGAAGGATCGCCCCTCTAGCAGTCGGCCCAAGCTACCAAAACACAGACCATTGAACCGGACCCAGTCTGCTCCACTGCCTCAAAACACACTGGCCCAATTGGTCATCCAGCAACAACACCAGCACTTCttagagaaacagaaacagtaTCAACAGCAGGTTCACATAAATAAG CTCTTGTCCAAGTCCATTGAGCAGTTACGTCAGCCTAGCGCACACCTGCAGGAGtcggaggaagagcaggaggagcagcacagagagcAGACGGAGAGCATGCAGGAGGACAGGCTGCCCCCTGCAGGAGTCATCCGGAAGCAcacgctcagcagcagcagcagcagtggctccAGCAGTGACTTGCCCGACATTCACTGCGGGGTCATCAAGGTCAAAGAAGAGCCCGTCGATAGCATGGATGAGGCCCTGAGCAGTCAGAGCCTAGAGTCAGAGCAGAGCACCTACCTTCACCAGGTCAAAGGCAGGCTGGTGATAAGAGCTATGATTTGA
- the hdac9b gene encoding histone deacetylase 9-B isoform X3 encodes MLGPGSDPGLWERQLQQELLLIQKQQQIQKQLLISEFQKQHEKLTRQHQAQLQEHLKLQQELQSMKQQQELAEKERRLEQQQQQQNQQEKEQERHRREQHVSSLSLRGKERSRESAVASTEVKQKLQEFLLSKSAKDPISNGTNHTFIHHPKLWYTSSHHTSLDQSSPPLGGTSPTCHYTLPSPIESKDDFPLRKTASEPNLKVRSRLKQKVAERRSSPMLKRRDGNIMTPYKKRALELMECTPTNSAPGSGPSSPIGASSALGTENGPSSLPTTTKTERWPSQPRLFRPEGSMSMLSLYTSPSLPNISLGLSTTSSTINAAIGLKDRSTEIKHGLPGHLLGPVPLQTGLESKVSPSHQALLQHLLQKEQMRQQKILSSGQGSMSSHPQSPLAMKDRPSSSRPKLPKHRPLNRTQSAPLPQNTLAQLVIQQQHQHFLEKQKQYQQQVHINKLLSKSIEQLRQPSAHLQESEEEQEEQHREQTESMQEDRLPPAGVIRKHTLSSSSSSGSSSDLPDIHCGVIKVKEEPVDSMDEALSSQSLESEQSTYLHQVKGRLVIRAMI; translated from the exons ATGCTGGGCCCAGGCTCGGATCCAGGATTGTGGgagcggcagctgcagcaggagctcctTCTcatccagaagcagcagcagatccagaAGCAGCTACTAATCAGCGAGTTCCAGAAGCAGCACGAGAAGCTGACCCGTCAGCACCAGGCCCAGCTCCAGGAGCACCTCAAG ctccagcaggagctccagtccatgaagcagcagcaggaacttgCAGAAAAAGAGCGCCgcttggagcagcagcagcagcagcagaaccagcaggagaaggagcaggagaggcaCCGGCGAGAGCAGCATGTTTCCAGCCTTAGCCTCAGGGGCAAAGAACGCTCCAGAGAGA GTGCAGTGGCCAGTACCGAGGTTAAGCAGAAACTCCAAGAGTTTCTGTTGAGTAAATCAGCCAAGGACCCAATCAGCAATGGAACCAATCATACTTTCATCCATCACCCAAAACTCTGGTACAC GTCTTCTCACCACACTTCACTGGACCAAAGCTCTCCACCACTGGGCGGTACATCGCCTACATGCCACTATACTCTGCCATCCCCCATAGAGAGCAAGGATGACTTTCCCCTGAGGAAAACTG CCTCTGAGCCCAACCTGAAGGTACGGTCCAGACTGAAGCAGAAGGTTGCAGAAAGGAGGAGCAGCCCTATGCTGAAGAGAAGAGATGGGAATATTATGACTCCATACAAGAAGAGGGCCCTGGAACTAATGG AGTGTACGCCCACTAATAGTGCCCCTGGCTCCGGCCCTAGCTCTCCTATCGGGGCTTCCAGTGCCTTGGGAACTGAGAATGGACCCTCCTCTCTGCCTACCACCACAAAAACTGAG AGATGGCCTTCACAACCCAGATTATTCCGACCCGAGGGCTCCATGTCCATGCTGAGCTTATACACATCTCCCTCTCTACCAAACATCTCCTTGGGGCTTTCGACCACATCCTCAACCATTAAT gcTGCTATTGGGTTGAAAGACAGATCCACGGAAATTAAACATGGGCTCCCCGGGCATCTCCTGGGTCCTGTACCCCTTCAGACAGGTCTGGAGTCCAAGGTGAGCCCCAGCCACCAAGCTCTCCTTCAACACCTCCTGCAGAAGGAGCAAATGAGACAGCAGAAGATCCTTTCCTCTG GGCAAGGCTCCATGTCATCACACCCTCAGTCCCCTCTAGCTATGAAGGATCGCCCCTCTAGCAGTCGGCCCAAGCTACCAAAACACAGACCATTGAACCGGACCCAGTCTGCTCCACTGCCTCAAAACACACTGGCCCAATTGGTCATCCAGCAACAACACCAGCACTTCttagagaaacagaaacagtaTCAACAGCAGGTTCACATAAATAAG CTCTTGTCCAAGTCCATTGAGCAGTTACGTCAGCCTAGCGCACACCTGCAGGAGtcggaggaagagcaggaggagcagcacagagagcAGACGGAGAGCATGCAGGAGGACAGGCTGCCCCCTGCAGGAGTCATCCGGAAGCAcacgctcagcagcagcagcagcagtggctccAGCAGTGACTTGCCCGACATTCACTGCGGGGTCATCAAGGTCAAAGAAGAGCCCGTCGATAGCATGGATGAGGCCCTGAGCAGTCAGAGCCTAGAGTCAGAGCAGAGCACCTACCTTCACCAGGTCAAAGGCAGGCTGGTGATAAGAGCTATGATTTGA